The following proteins are encoded in a genomic region of Drosophila willistoni isolate 14030-0811.24 chromosome 3R, UCI_dwil_1.1, whole genome shotgun sequence:
- the LOC6650953 gene encoding glutamine--fructose-6-phosphate aminotransferase [isomerizing] 2 isoform X6, translating to MCGIFAYLNYLTPKSRQEVLDLLVTGLKRLEYRGYDSTGVAIDSPDNKNIVMVKRTGKVKVLEDAIQELFSGSEYSDPVMTHVGIAHTRWATHGVPCERNSHPHRSDDTNAFVVVHNGIITNYNDVKTFLAKRGYEFESDTDTEVFAKLVHHLWKKHPNYSFRELVEQAILQVEGAFAIAVKSKYFPGECVASRRSSPLLVGIKTKTRLATDHIPILYGKVLPRSDSTSEFMPLEEKEVEYFFASDASAVIEHTNRVIYLEDDDVAAVRDGTLSIHRLKKSLDDPHAREITTLKMEIQQIMKGNYDYFMQKEIFEQPDSVVNTMRGRVRFDGNAIVLGGIKDYIPEIKRCRRLMLIGCGTSYHSAVATRQLLEELTELPVMVELASDFLDRNTPIFRDDVCFFISQSGETADTLMALRYCKQRGALIVGITNTVGSSICRESHCGVHINAGPEIGVASTKAYTSQFISLVMFALVMSEDRLSLQTRRLEILQALSKLADQIREVLKLDSKVQELAKDLYQHKSLLIMGRGYNFATCLEGALKVKELTYMHSEGIMAGELKHGPLALVDDSMPVLMIVLRDPVYVKCMNALQQVTSRKGCPVIICEEGDEETKAFSSRHLEIPRTVDCLQGILTVIPMQLLSYHIAVLRGCDVDCPRNLAKSVTVE from the exons ATGTGTG GAATTTTTGCATATCTAAATTACCTGACGCCCAAGTCTCGCCAGGAAGTGTTGGATCTTTTGGTGACAGGGCTTAAGCGATTGGAATACCGTGGTTATGACTCCACTGGCGTGGCCATCGACTCACCTGATAACAAGAATATTGTAATGGTTAAGCGCACTGGCAAGGTCAAGGTGCTAGAGGATGCCATTCAAGAGC TTTTTAGCGGTAGCGAGTACAGTGACCCAGTGATGACGCATGTGGGTATTGCCCACACACGTTGGGCAACTCACGGTGTGCCCTGTGAAAGGAACTCTCATCCACACCGCTCCGATGATACCAATGCGTTCGTTGTAGTCCACAATGGCATTATCACCAACTACAATGATGTGAAGACCTTCTTGGCCAAGAGAGGCTACGAATTCGAATCGGACACAGACACTGAAGTGTTTGCCAAGCTTGTCCATCACTTGTGGAAAAAGCATCCAAATTACTCGTTCCGGGAACTCGTCGAGCAGGCCATTCTACAAGTG GAAGGCGCATTTGCCATTGCCGTAAAGTCCAAGTATTTCCCCGGTGAATGTGTTGCCTCGCGCAGAAGCTCTCCCCTTTTGGTTGGTATTAAGACAAAGACTCGTCTGGCCACCGATCATATTCCCATTTTGTATGGCAAAG TTTTGCCCCGTTCGGACAGTACATCTGAATTTATGCCCCTCGAAGAGAAGGAAGTGGAATATTTCTTTGCCTCAGATGCCTCAGCTGTTATCGAGCACACGAATCGTGTTATTTACCTCGAG GACGATGATGTCGCCGCTGTACGTGATGGAACCCTAAGCATTCATCGCTTGAAGAAGAGTCTGGATGACCCACATGCACGTGAGATCACCACCCTCAAAATGGAGATCCAACAGATCATGAAGGGCAACTATGACTACTTCATGCAAAAGGAGATTTTCGAGCAACCCGACTCTGTGGTCAACACCATGCGTGGCCGTGTCCGCTTTGATGGCAACGCCATTGTCTTGGGTGGCATCAAGGACTACATTCCTGAGATTAAGCGCTGTCGCCGCCTTATGTTAATTGGTTGCGGCACATCGTATCACAGTGCAGTGGCTACCAGACAGCTGCTCGAAGAACTGACTGAATTGCCAGTCATGGTGGAGCTTGCCTCCGATTTTCTTGATCGTAATACACCTATTTTCCGTGATGATGTTTGCTTCTTCATCTCACAGTCTGGCGAGACAGCCGACACATTGATGGCCCTGCGATACTGCAAACAGCGGGGAGCCCTTATTGTGGGCATTACCAACACGGTGGGCAGCAGTATCTGTCGCGAATCACATTGCGGAGTCCATATCAATGCTGGGCCAGAAATCGGTGTTGCCTCAACTAAGGCTTACACTTCACAGTTCATTTCGTTGGTTATGTTCGCATTGGTCATGTCCGAGGATAGGTTATCGCTTCAAACTCGTCGCCTGGAGATTCTTCAGGCCTTGTCCAAGCTGGCAGATCAGATTCGCGAAGTCCTAAAGTTGGACTCAAAGGTTCAAGAGTTGGCAAAGGATCTGTATCAGCACAAGTCTCTGCTGATTATGGGTCGTGGCTACAATTTCGCCACATGTCTGGAAGGAGCTTTG AAAGTAAAAGAGTTGACCTACATGCACAGTGAGGGAATTATGGCCGGAGAGCTGAAGCATGGACCCCTTGCTCTTGTCGATGATTCTATGCCAGTGCTAATGATCGTATTGCGCGATCCTGTTTATGTCAAATGCATGAATGCTCTTCAGCAGGTTACCTCACGCAAGGGATGCCCTGTGATTATTTGCGAAGAGGGAGACGAGGAGACAAAGGCATTCTCATCACGTCACTTGGAGATTCCCCGCACCGTTGACTGTCTACAGGGAATTCTGACAGTTATTCCCATGCAGCTGCTATCCTACCACATTGCCGTACTCCGTGGCTGTGATGTTGACTGCCCACGTAACTTGGCCAAGTCGGTGACGGTCGAGTAA